The Perca fluviatilis chromosome 2, GENO_Pfluv_1.0, whole genome shotgun sequence genome includes a region encoding these proteins:
- the porb gene encoding P450 (cytochrome) oxidoreductase b isoform X3, with translation MKKTGKNIIVFYGSQTGTGEEFSNRLSKDAQRYGMKGMAADPEEYEMGELARLSEIKNSLAIFCMATYGEGDPTDNAQDFYDWLQENDDEDLSGLNYTVFALGNKTYEHYNAMGKYVDKRLEELGAKRIFDLGLGDDDGNLEEDFVSWREQFWPAVCEHFGVEALGDDSSIRQYELKEHTDLNMNKVYTGEIGRLKSFEVQKPPFDSKNPFLAPVTVNRRLNKGGNRHLMHLELDITGSKIRYESGDHVAVFPTNDSALVNKLGQILGVDLDVVISLNNLDEESNKKHPFPCPTTYRTALTHYLDITHPPRTNVLYELAQYASDPKDQENMRKMASSSPEGKALYQSWVLGASRNILAILEDMPSLKPPVDHLCELLPRLQARYYSIASSSKVHPNSIHICAVVVEYETVTGRINKGVATNWLKNKLVTDNGHKSTVPMYIRKSQFRLPFKTTNPVIMIGPGTGIAPFMGFIQERGWLKQQGKEVGETVMFFGCRHKNEDYIYQEELEEAEKNGVLTQLNVAFSRDQEQKVYVQHLLKKNKEHIWKLIHSDNAHIYVCGDAKNMAKDVQTALHEIGEELGGMTRTQATDYIKKLMTKGRYSQDVWS, from the exons atgaagaaaaca GGCAAGAACATCATTGTGTTCTACGGCTCCCAGACGGGCACAGGAGAGGAATTTTCTAACAGACTGTCCAAAGACGCTCAGCGCTACGGCATGAAAGGAATGGCTGCCGATCCAGAGGAGTATGAAATG GGGGAGCTAGCCCGTCTGTCTGAGATTAAAAACTCCCTCGCCATATTTTGCATGGCTACCTATGGTGAAGGCGACCCAACAGACAATGCCCAGGACTTCTATGACTGGCTGCAGGAAAATGATGATGAAGACCTCTCCGGACTAAACTACACT gTATTTGCTTTGGGAAACAAGACATATGAACACTACAATGCAATGGGAAAATACGTTGATAAAAGGCTGGAAGAACTTGGGGCCAAGCGCATCTTTGACCTTGGTTTAGGAGATGACGATGGCAA TCTGGAAGAGGACTTTGTTTCATGGAGAGAGCAGTTCTGGCCGGCTGTCTGTGAGCACTTTGGAGTTGAAGCCTTAGGAGATGActcaag CATACGGCAGTACGAGCTAAAGGAGCACACCGACCTCAACATGAACAAAGTGTACACAGGAGAGATTGGCCGCCTGAAGAGTTTTGAGGTCCAAAAGCC GCCCTTTGATTCAAAAAACCCTTTCTTGGCCCCAGTCACGGTCAACCGCAGACTCAACAAAGGCGGTAATAGACATCTTATGCACCTGGAACTAGACATAACAGGCTCCAAGATCAG ATATGAGTCAGGAGACCACGTTGCTGTTTTCCCCACAAATGACTCTGCGTTAGTGAACAAGCTGGGACAAATCCTTGGAGTGGACCTTGATGTGGTTATCTCTCTCAACAACCTTGATG AGGAGTCCAACAAGAAGCACCCATTCCCCTGCCCCACCACCTACCGCACGGCCCTCACTCACTACCTGGACATCACACACCCTCCTCGCACCAATGTCCTCTATGAGCTGGCACAGTATGCCTCTGACCCCAAAGACCAGGAGAACATGCGCAAGATGGCCTCTTCCTCACCTGAGGGCAAG GCACTCTACCAGAGTTGGGTGTTAGGTGCCAGTAGAAACATCCTCGCTATCCTGGAAGATATGCCTTCTTTGAAGCCTCCCGTTGACCACCTGTGTGAGCTGCTGCCCCGTCTCCAGGCTCGCTATTATTCCATCGCCTCCTCCTCAAAG GTTCACCCCAACAGCATCCACATCTGTGCCGTAGTGGTGGAGTACGAGACTGTGACAGGCCGCATCAACAAGGGAGTTGCGACCAACTGGCTGAAGAACAAACTGGTCACCGACAACGGCCACAAGTCCACCGTACCCATGTACATCCGCAAGTCTCAGTTCCGCCTGCCCTTCAAAACCACCAACCCAGTGATCATGATCGGCCCTGGGACAGGAATCGCTCCCTTCATGGGCTTCATCCAGGAGAGGGGCTGGCTGAAacaacaag GAAAGGAGGTTGGGGAGACAGTGATGTTTTTCGGCTGCAGACATAAGAACGAGGATTATATCTACCAGGAGGAGCTGGAAGAAGCAGAGAAGAATGGAGTTCTAACACAGCTTAATGTTGCCTTCTCCAGAGATCAGGAGCAAAAG gtGTACGTGCAGCATCTCCTGAAGAAAAATAAGGAGCACATCTGGAAGCTGATTCACTCAGACAACGCTCATATCTACGTCTGCGG